A single genomic interval of Streptomyces graminofaciens harbors:
- a CDS encoding glycosyltransferase yields the protein MRIGLLTEGGYPYVSGDARLWCDRLVRGLERHEVDIYALSRSERQEDEGWIPLPPQVSRVRTAPLWTVEDDGVVYGRRARRRFADAYGELAAAVCSTGGAGGIGGIGGLGVAGASGAPGSASGSAVGGAVGGAVAGASGVEADRFGSALYGLAELARDEGGLVGALRSEVAVRALERACRAPGALSAAREARVLDLLTVAGHLEHALRPLSLDWYEDDGLGSVDLCHAAAGGSAALPGLLAHHFHGVPLLVTEYGVPLRAHYLGATGDAPVRALLAAFHRQLTAEVYRQAVCLTPGNTHARRWQERCGADRAKIRTVYPGMDATRFAEVGESPECADPHTLVWVGRIEPAKDLISLLHAFTEIRKTEPKARLRIVGAAAGAEGAAYLGHCKALAAQLFPDEAEGVHAVGDNPVSFEEIGGPAVPDLAEAYASGAVVVLSSVVEGFPVSLVEAMFCARPTVSTDVGAVVEVIGGTGLVVPPRNPRALAEACVALLSEPERRARLGAAARARALELFTVEQNVAAFRGIYLEIVSHAPVRRGVVDDTGGPLPFGVPAEARVPGRWAEARQAGGGGGIAGGVGVSGGVGVAGVAGVAGLVGKRPRWAAADPVRASAPVRATAGPPPAPSGRPMPAGEPVPAGEGVR from the coding sequence GTGCGTATCGGACTGCTGACGGAGGGTGGCTATCCGTATGTGAGCGGTGACGCCAGGCTCTGGTGCGACCGACTCGTGCGTGGGCTCGAGCGACACGAGGTCGACATCTACGCGCTCAGCCGCAGTGAGCGGCAGGAGGACGAGGGCTGGATCCCGCTGCCGCCGCAGGTGAGCCGGGTACGGACGGCACCGCTGTGGACGGTCGAGGACGACGGGGTCGTGTACGGGCGCCGTGCGCGACGGCGCTTCGCGGACGCGTACGGCGAGTTGGCGGCGGCGGTGTGCTCGACCGGCGGTGCCGGGGGCATCGGCGGCATCGGGGGACTGGGAGTCGCGGGGGCTTCCGGGGCTCCGGGGAGCGCCTCCGGGAGTGCTGTCGGGGGTGCTGTCGGGGGTGCTGTCGCGGGTGCCTCCGGTGTTGAGGCGGACCGTTTCGGCAGTGCGCTCTACGGGCTTGCCGAACTCGCCCGTGACGAGGGCGGACTGGTCGGCGCGCTGCGCTCCGAGGTAGCTGTGCGGGCGCTGGAGCGCGCCTGTCGTGCGCCCGGCGCGCTGAGTGCGGCACGCGAGGCGCGCGTACTGGATCTGCTGACCGTCGCTGGACACCTCGAACACGCCCTGCGCCCCCTCTCACTCGACTGGTACGAGGACGACGGGCTCGGCTCGGTCGACCTGTGCCACGCCGCGGCGGGTGGCTCGGCCGCACTGCCCGGGCTGCTGGCCCACCACTTCCACGGAGTGCCGCTGCTGGTCACCGAGTACGGCGTGCCGCTGCGCGCGCACTACCTCGGCGCCACCGGGGACGCGCCGGTGCGCGCCCTGCTCGCGGCCTTCCACCGGCAGCTGACCGCAGAGGTGTACCGACAGGCCGTCTGTCTCACCCCCGGCAACACTCACGCCCGGCGCTGGCAGGAGCGCTGTGGCGCCGACCGCGCCAAAATCCGTACGGTCTACCCCGGCATGGACGCGACCCGCTTCGCGGAGGTGGGCGAGTCGCCGGAGTGCGCGGATCCGCACACGCTGGTGTGGGTCGGCCGCATCGAACCCGCCAAGGACCTGATCTCCCTGCTGCACGCCTTCACGGAGATCCGCAAGACCGAGCCGAAGGCGCGGCTCAGGATCGTCGGGGCCGCGGCGGGAGCCGAGGGCGCCGCGTACCTCGGCCACTGCAAGGCCCTGGCCGCCCAGCTCTTCCCCGACGAGGCGGAGGGGGTGCACGCGGTCGGCGACAACCCCGTCTCCTTCGAGGAGATCGGCGGGCCGGCCGTCCCCGACCTGGCGGAGGCGTACGCCTCGGGTGCCGTGGTCGTGCTGTCGAGCGTCGTCGAGGGTTTCCCCGTCAGCCTGGTCGAGGCCATGTTCTGTGCCCGACCGACGGTCTCCACGGACGTGGGCGCGGTCGTGGAGGTCATCGGCGGTACGGGGCTCGTTGTCCCGCCGCGCAATCCGCGGGCGCTCGCGGAGGCGTGCGTGGCGCTGCTGAGCGAGCCCGAGCGCCGTGCGCGCCTCGGCGCGGCCGCCCGCGCACGCGCCCTCGAACTCTTCACCGTGGAGCAGAACGTCGCGGCATTTCGTGGCATCTACCTGGAGATCGTCTCTCACGCCCCGGTCCGGAGGGGCGTTGTGGACGACACCGGCGGACCCCTGCCGTTCGGCGTGCCGGCCGAGGCCCGTGTACCCGGGCGATGGGCCGAGGCCCGGCAGGCCGGAGGGGGTGGCGGAATCGCTGGGGGAGTGGGGGTTTCCGGGGGTGTCGGCGTCGCGGGGGTCGCCGGGGTTGCCGGGCTGGTCGGGAAGCGGCCGCGGTGGGCTGCCGCCGATCCCGTACGGGCCTCGGCGCCGGTACGGGCCACGGCGGGGCCGCCGCCGGCGCCGAGCGGGAGGCCGATGCCTGCGGGCGAACCTGTGCCGGCCGGGGAGGGGGTTCGATGA
- a CDS encoding alpha/beta hydrolase, translating to MSTPSPPRSVALTATAVLLWSLAAGCGGEGAESKDEDLATQRLSWKDCPAPAASEGGGDAPSPLPDGDEWQCATMKAPLDWGDPKGDTIGIALIRAETSGPKDKRIGSLIFNFGGPGGSGITALPSFGKDYAKLRTRYDLVSFDPRGVGRSAGVECEDAEQLDEYFQQDGTPDDSAERTKLLDDTKTFNAACEKNSGKVLPHVRTTDAARDMDLMRQVLGDDKLHYFGISYGTELGGVYAHLFPKKMGRAVFDAVVDPTQDAEQGSLGQAKGFQLALDNYAQDCVSQGDCPVGATAQDVKDRILKLLKDLDSKPIPGVFPRDLTESAATTGIAQALYSKDFWAYLTEGLEQAYNGDGSLLMVLADAMNGRNEDGEYSNLTAANVSINCADDKPRYTEKDVEAKLPEFRSASPVFGTWLAWSMLSCADWAVAGEADHPDVGAAGSAPILVVGNTGDPATPYEGARKMVEALGEGVGVELTYKGQGHGSYDSGNACVQSAVNGYLLEGKVPKAGTVCA from the coding sequence ATGTCCACCCCGTCCCCGCCGCGTAGCGTCGCCCTGACCGCAACCGCCGTCCTGCTGTGGTCCCTGGCCGCGGGATGCGGTGGCGAAGGGGCCGAGAGCAAGGACGAGGATCTGGCGACCCAGCGGCTGAGCTGGAAGGACTGCCCGGCACCCGCCGCCTCCGAGGGCGGTGGCGACGCACCCTCGCCGCTGCCGGACGGCGATGAATGGCAGTGCGCGACCATGAAGGCCCCGCTCGATTGGGGCGACCCGAAGGGCGACACGATCGGCATCGCGCTGATCCGGGCCGAGACGAGTGGCCCCAAGGACAAGCGCATCGGCTCGCTGATCTTCAACTTCGGCGGCCCCGGCGGCTCGGGCATCACAGCTCTCCCCTCCTTCGGCAAGGACTACGCGAAGCTGCGCACCCGCTACGACCTGGTGAGCTTCGACCCGCGCGGGGTCGGCCGCAGCGCGGGCGTCGAGTGCGAGGACGCGGAGCAGCTCGACGAGTACTTCCAGCAGGACGGGACACCGGACGACTCGGCCGAGCGGACGAAGCTCCTCGATGACACGAAGACTTTCAACGCGGCTTGCGAGAAGAACTCCGGCAAGGTCCTCCCCCATGTGCGGACCACCGACGCCGCCCGCGACATGGATCTGATGCGCCAGGTCCTGGGCGACGACAAGCTGCACTACTTCGGCATCTCCTACGGCACCGAACTCGGCGGCGTCTACGCCCACCTGTTCCCCAAGAAGATGGGGCGGGCCGTGTTCGACGCGGTCGTCGACCCGACTCAGGACGCGGAACAGGGTTCCCTCGGGCAGGCCAAGGGCTTTCAGCTCGCGCTCGACAACTACGCGCAGGACTGTGTCTCGCAGGGAGACTGCCCGGTCGGTGCCACCGCGCAGGACGTCAAGGACCGGATCCTGAAGCTGCTGAAGGACCTGGACAGCAAACCGATCCCCGGTGTATTCCCCCGCGACCTGACCGAGTCCGCCGCGACCACCGGCATCGCGCAGGCCCTGTACTCCAAGGACTTCTGGGCCTATCTGACGGAGGGTCTTGAGCAGGCGTACAACGGTGACGGCAGCCTGCTCATGGTGCTCGCCGACGCGATGAACGGGCGGAACGAGGACGGCGAGTACAGCAACCTGACCGCGGCGAACGTCTCCATCAACTGCGCGGACGACAAGCCGCGGTACACCGAGAAGGACGTGGAGGCCAAGCTTCCGGAGTTCCGGTCCGCCTCCCCTGTCTTCGGTACCTGGCTGGCCTGGTCCATGCTCAGCTGCGCCGACTGGGCGGTCGCGGGCGAGGCCGACCACCCGGATGTCGGCGCGGCAGGCTCGGCGCCGATCCTCGTGGTCGGCAACACCGGCGACCCGGCCACCCCCTACGAGGGCGCGCGGAAGATGGTGGAGGCGCTCGGTGAGGGGGTCGGGGTCGAGCTGACGTACAAGGGGCAGGGACACGGCTCGTACGACAGCGGGAACGCCTGCGTGCAGTCGGCCGTGAACGGCTATCTGCTGGAGGGGAAGGTGCCGAAGGCAGGCACCGTCTGCGCGTAG
- the moeZ gene encoding adenylyltransferase/sulfurtransferase MoeZ, which translates to MSLPPLVEPAAELTVDEVRRYSRHLIIPDVGMDGQKRLKNAKVLCVGAGGLGSPALMYLAAAGVGTLGIVEFDEVDESNLQRQIIHSQSDIGRSKAESARDSVLGINPYVNVILHEERLEAENVKEIFSQYDLIVDGTDNFATRYLVNDAAVLLNKPYVWGSIYRFDGQASVFWSEHGPCYRCLYPEPPPPGMVPSCAEGGVLGVLCASIGSIQVTEAIKLLTGTGEPLVGRLMIYDALEMQYRQVKVRKDPDCAVCGENPTVTELIDYEAFCGVVSEEAQEAAAGSTITPKQLKEWIDDGENIEIIDVREINEYEIVSIPGAKLIPKNEFLMGTALESLPQDKKIVLHCKTGVRSAEVLAVLKSAGFADAVHVGGGVIGWVNQIEPHKPVY; encoded by the coding sequence GTGTCGCTGCCACCCCTGGTCGAGCCCGCTGCCGAGCTCACCGTAGACGAGGTCCGCAGGTACTCCCGCCACCTGATCATCCCTGACGTCGGGATGGACGGGCAGAAGCGGCTGAAGAACGCCAAGGTGCTCTGTGTGGGCGCCGGCGGCCTGGGTTCGCCGGCGCTGATGTACCTGGCCGCGGCGGGCGTCGGCACGCTCGGCATCGTGGAGTTCGACGAGGTCGACGAGTCGAACCTGCAGCGCCAGATCATCCACAGCCAGTCCGACATCGGCCGCTCCAAGGCCGAGTCGGCGCGTGACTCCGTCCTCGGCATCAACCCCTACGTGAACGTGATCCTCCACGAGGAGCGGCTCGAGGCCGAGAACGTGAAGGAGATCTTCAGCCAGTACGACCTGATCGTCGACGGCACGGACAACTTCGCGACCCGCTACCTGGTCAACGACGCGGCCGTCCTGCTGAACAAGCCCTACGTCTGGGGTTCGATCTACCGCTTCGACGGCCAGGCCTCCGTCTTCTGGTCCGAGCACGGCCCCTGCTACCGCTGCCTCTACCCGGAGCCCCCGCCGCCGGGCATGGTCCCCTCCTGCGCCGAGGGCGGCGTCCTGGGTGTGCTGTGCGCGTCCATCGGCTCCATCCAGGTCACCGAGGCCATCAAGCTCCTCACCGGCACGGGCGAGCCGCTGGTCGGCCGCCTGATGATCTACGACGCCCTGGAGATGCAGTACCGCCAGGTCAAGGTCCGCAAGGACCCGGACTGCGCGGTCTGCGGCGAGAACCCCACCGTCACCGAGCTCATCGACTACGAGGCCTTCTGCGGCGTCGTCTCCGAGGAGGCCCAGGAGGCGGCCGCCGGCTCGACGATCACTCCCAAGCAGCTCAAGGAGTGGATCGACGATGGCGAGAACATCGAGATCATCGACGTCCGCGAGATCAACGAGTACGAGATCGTGTCGATCCCCGGTGCCAAGCTGATCCCGAAGAACGAGTTCCTCATGGGCACCGCCCTGGAGAGCCTTCCGCAGGACAAGAAGATCGTTCTGCACTGCAAGACGGGTGTCCGCAGCGCGGAGGTCCTCGCCGTGCTGAAGTCCGCAGGCTTCGCGGACGCCGTGCACGTCGGCGGCGGCGTGATCGGCTGGGTCAACCAGATCGAGCCCCACAAGCCGGTCTACTGA
- a CDS encoding alpha/beta hydrolase: MARFLRGAALAAVVLLGAGCSGSDTSDGKSGSGPPSSLGSQKLDWGRCKATSDGPAPGGDWQCATMKVPLDHSKPDGETVDLALIRSRATGDADERIGSLLFNFGGPGGSGVSIMPPYASLTDQLHERYDLVSWDPRGVAGSEGVRCRDDEEIQAAEAVDSTPDDAAEETAFFEDASDFGADCAKGAGKLLAHVSTTDTARDMDLMRQVLGDDKLHYFGISYGTELGGVYAHLFPKNVGRLALDAVVDPTADTIGHAKNQSLGFQRALESYLKSTDQDPEEGTRKIANLLERIDAEPLATSSERRLTQTLAITGIVDPLYTEHSWPALTSALDAAEDGDGTELLAFADEYNERDPEGRYGTGTHSQRAISCLDQKQRPTAEETKKLLPEFRKISPVFGEFMGWDTAGWCHDWPVPGQVDNPEVSAPGAPPVLVVGNTGDPATPYEGARKMADELGEGVGVVLTWQGEGHGAYGSGSDCVDSTVNGYLLEGTVPKDGKVCS; the protein is encoded by the coding sequence ATGGCGCGATTCCTACGGGGGGCGGCTCTGGCAGCAGTGGTGCTGCTGGGCGCCGGCTGCAGTGGCAGCGATACGAGCGACGGTAAGAGTGGCTCCGGGCCGCCGTCGTCGCTCGGCTCGCAGAAGCTCGACTGGGGCCGTTGCAAGGCGACGTCGGACGGTCCCGCGCCGGGCGGCGACTGGCAGTGCGCGACGATGAAGGTGCCGCTGGATCACTCGAAGCCGGACGGGGAGACGGTCGATCTCGCGCTGATCCGGTCGAGGGCGACGGGGGACGCGGACGAACGCATCGGCTCACTCCTGTTCAACTTCGGCGGCCCCGGTGGCTCGGGCGTCTCCATCATGCCGCCGTATGCCTCCCTCACCGATCAACTGCACGAGCGGTACGACCTGGTGAGCTGGGATCCGCGCGGGGTCGCCGGCAGCGAGGGTGTGCGCTGCCGTGACGACGAGGAGATCCAGGCCGCCGAGGCGGTGGACTCCACGCCCGACGACGCGGCCGAGGAGACGGCGTTCTTCGAGGACGCGAGCGACTTCGGCGCGGACTGCGCGAAGGGGGCGGGCAAGCTCCTCGCGCACGTCTCGACCACGGACACCGCCCGCGACATGGACCTGATGCGCCAGGTCCTGGGCGACGACAAGCTGCACTACTTCGGCATCTCCTACGGCACCGAACTCGGCGGCGTCTACGCCCACCTGTTCCCCAAGAACGTGGGCCGCCTGGCGCTGGACGCGGTCGTCGACCCCACGGCCGACACGATCGGCCACGCCAAGAACCAGAGCCTGGGCTTCCAGCGCGCGCTGGAGAGCTACCTCAAGTCCACGGACCAGGACCCCGAGGAGGGCACGCGGAAGATCGCGAACCTGCTGGAGCGGATCGACGCCGAGCCACTGGCGACGTCCTCCGAGCGGAGGCTCACCCAGACCCTGGCGATCACCGGCATCGTCGACCCCCTCTACACCGAGCACAGCTGGCCGGCGCTGACCAGCGCGCTGGACGCGGCCGAGGACGGCGACGGCACAGAGCTGCTCGCGTTCGCCGACGAGTACAACGAGCGTGATCCCGAGGGGCGTTACGGCACGGGGACCCACTCACAGCGAGCCATATCGTGTCTGGACCAGAAGCAGCGGCCGACCGCCGAGGAGACGAAGAAGCTGCTGCCCGAGTTCCGGAAGATCTCCCCCGTCTTCGGCGAGTTCATGGGCTGGGACACCGCGGGCTGGTGCCACGACTGGCCGGTGCCCGGCCAGGTCGACAACCCCGAGGTGAGCGCGCCGGGAGCCCCGCCCGTCCTGGTGGTGGGCAACACCGGGGACCCGGCGACGCCGTACGAGGGCGCGCGGAAGATGGCGGACGAGCTGGGCGAGGGCGTCGGTGTGGTGCTCACCTGGCAGGGCGAGGGCCATGGGGCGTACGGCAGCGGGAGCGACTGTGTCGACTCGACCGTGAACGGCTATCTGCTGGAGGGGACGGTGCCGAAGGACGGCAAGGTCTGCTCATGA
- a CDS encoding NAD-dependent epimerase/dehydratase family protein — protein sequence MRVLLIGANGYLGRFVAERLLADPAVQLTALGRGDDADVRFDLATGSPGALTRFLDAVHPGVVVNCAGATRGGARELTRHNTVAVATVCEALRRSGCGARLVQIGCGAEYGPSQPGSSTAEDAVPRPGGPYGVSKLAATELVLGSGLDAVVLRVFSPAGPGTPAGSPLGRLAEAMRRAMQSGDGELKLGGLGVQRDFIDVRDVARAVHAASLSAAQGVINIGSGRAVRLRDAAAVLARVAGYGGALHELDAPPGPVRTAIGHPRGDSDHSAPVAYPYPDGCGSWQQADVRTARDRLGWRPRINLEESLADIWMEAACRI from the coding sequence ATGAGGGTTCTGCTGATCGGAGCCAACGGCTACCTCGGCCGCTTCGTCGCCGAACGCCTGCTCGCCGACCCGGCCGTACAACTCACCGCGCTCGGCCGTGGTGACGACGCCGACGTACGGTTCGACCTCGCCACCGGCAGCCCCGGAGCGCTCACCCGCTTCCTGGACGCCGTCCACCCCGGAGTCGTAGTCAACTGCGCCGGCGCCACCCGAGGCGGCGCCCGCGAACTCACCCGGCACAACACCGTCGCCGTGGCCACCGTCTGCGAGGCCCTGCGCCGCAGCGGCTGCGGGGCGCGACTGGTGCAGATCGGCTGCGGTGCCGAGTACGGTCCCAGCCAGCCCGGCTCCTCCACCGCAGAGGACGCCGTGCCCCGCCCCGGCGGCCCCTACGGGGTGAGCAAGCTCGCCGCCACCGAGCTCGTCCTCGGCTCCGGTCTCGACGCGGTCGTACTCCGGGTCTTCTCGCCCGCCGGGCCCGGCACCCCCGCCGGCTCCCCGCTCGGCCGCCTCGCCGAGGCCATGCGCCGTGCCATGCAGTCCGGCGACGGCGAACTCAAGCTCGGCGGCCTCGGCGTCCAGCGCGACTTCATCGACGTACGGGATGTCGCACGCGCCGTCCACGCCGCCTCGCTCTCCGCGGCCCAGGGCGTGATCAACATCGGCTCCGGCCGTGCCGTACGCCTCCGCGACGCCGCCGCGGTCCTCGCCCGCGTGGCCGGCTACGGCGGTGCCCTGCACGAACTCGACGCACCGCCCGGCCCCGTCCGGACGGCCATCGGCCACCCCCGTGGCGACTCCGACCACTCCGCCCCGGTCGCGTACCCCTACCCGGACGGCTGCGGCAGCTGGCAGCAGGCCGATGTGCGCACGGCCCGCGACCGGCTCGGCTGGCGGCCCCGGATCAATTTGGAGGAGTCCCTCGCCGATATCTGGATGGAGGCGGCGTGCCGTATCTGA
- a CDS encoding alpha/beta fold hydrolase has protein sequence MSSTELPSVLTATASPKASAVRVAPGERLRSVRLPGITLSIRSRPPAREGLPPALYVHGLGGSSQNWSELMPLLDDLVDGEAVDLPGFGDSPPPDDGNYSVTAHARAVIRYLDASGRGPVHLFGNSLGGAVATRVAALHPDLVRTLTLVSPALPEIRVQRTAVPTGMLALPGMTALLTRFTRDWTAEQRVRGVTALCYGDPGRVTDEAFRNAVEEMERRLQLPYMWDALTRSARGLVDAYTLGGQHSLWRQAERVLAPTLLVYGRRDQLVGYRMAQRAARAFRDSRLVCLPDAGHVAMMEYPETVAAAFRELLADVAAARGSAGGLAGVVPLGEGDLADARSVAESVAVVDGGPETGPADAIGVVVDGGAVDRGSSGDESASGGSTTGASGAGS, from the coding sequence ATGTCCTCGACCGAGCTGCCGTCCGTGCTGACCGCCACCGCGTCGCCGAAGGCGAGTGCCGTGCGGGTCGCGCCCGGGGAGCGGCTGCGGTCGGTCCGGCTGCCGGGGATCACGCTGTCGATCCGGTCGAGACCGCCGGCCAGGGAGGGGCTGCCGCCCGCCCTGTACGTGCACGGCCTGGGCGGTTCCTCGCAGAACTGGTCGGAGCTGATGCCGCTCCTCGACGACCTCGTGGACGGCGAGGCGGTCGATCTGCCGGGCTTCGGCGACTCGCCTCCGCCGGACGACGGCAACTACTCGGTGACCGCGCACGCCCGCGCGGTCATCCGCTATCTCGACGCGTCCGGACGCGGCCCCGTGCACCTCTTCGGGAACTCCCTCGGCGGCGCCGTCGCGACCCGTGTCGCGGCCCTGCACCCCGACCTCGTCCGTACGCTGACCCTCGTCTCGCCCGCGCTGCCGGAGATCCGCGTGCAGCGGACGGCGGTGCCGACGGGGATGCTCGCGCTGCCGGGCATGACCGCGCTCCTCACCCGCTTCACCAGGGACTGGACGGCCGAGCAGCGCGTACGGGGCGTCACGGCGCTGTGCTACGGCGACCCCGGCCGCGTCACCGACGAGGCCTTCCGCAACGCGGTCGAGGAGATGGAGCGGCGGCTTCAACTGCCGTACATGTGGGACGCGTTGACGAGGTCCGCCCGAGGGCTCGTGGACGCGTACACCCTCGGCGGCCAGCACTCGCTCTGGCGCCAGGCCGAGCGCGTCCTCGCCCCGACCCTCCTCGTCTACGGCCGCCGTGACCAACTCGTCGGCTACCGCATGGCCCAGCGCGCCGCCCGTGCCTTCCGCGACTCCAGGCTTGTCTGCCTGCCGGACGCGGGACATGTGGCGATGATGGAGTACCCCGAGACGGTCGCCGCGGCGTTCCGCGAACTGCTGGCAGATGTGGCGGCGGCGAGGGGCTCGGCCGGCGGCTTGGCCGGCGTGGTGCCGTTGGGCGAGGGCGACTTGGCCGACGCGCGATCGGTGGCCGAGAGTGTCGCGGTCGTGGACGGCGGTCCGGAGACCGGGCCGGCCGATGCGATCGGCGTGGTCGTCGACGGCGGCGCCGTCGATAGGGGATCCTCGGGTGACGAGTCCGCCTCGGGCGGGTCCACTACGGGCGCCTCCGGCGCGGGGAGCTGA
- a CDS encoding DUF3152 domain-containing protein, which yields MYDGAPAHGSPRFTGGAPGQGAPRFGDGSPAQGAPRPPDGTPARGVPRFADGTPAHGVPRLPDGTPASGTPRVRGGHPQQREAGGGWGQAGGDSRPTEAGHGVRHAPPGGPRGVPGGAGGGLDGGPQGLHPGGPQAPYAHPHGGPAGQRGPRVPAPRSERGAVAAGGPRQAYLDAFEEVDDVFVPGRRHRLGATGVADSGITAEVDVEDAVRADGLGAKETPKGGKGRAFTGIAAAAVTTVLAVIVGGHVVDGRDDSAAQARSADTAERDVRDDSASRGDSRPTPSGAPSPSATPLTYAEKMAKKYMLDADLKGNGKFAVVAGFDKAPGAGRKYRYRIDVEEGLGLDGELFAAAVHKTLNDDRSWAHNGGRTFERISSGQPDFVITLASPGTTAFWCRKSGLDTTEDNVSCNSAATERVMINAYRWAQGSKTYGDRMYAYRQMLINHEIGHRIGYPHVTCDKDGDLAPVMQQQTKFLDHGGIHCRANPWPYPGS from the coding sequence ATGTACGACGGGGCGCCGGCCCACGGGTCGCCCCGGTTCACCGGGGGTGCGCCCGGGCAGGGGGCGCCTCGATTCGGTGACGGTTCGCCCGCGCAAGGTGCCCCGCGTCCTCCCGACGGCACCCCTGCGCGTGGGGTGCCGCGTTTCGCCGACGGGACGCCCGCGCACGGCGTCCCCCGTCTGCCCGACGGCACGCCCGCCTCAGGTACTCCCCGGGTGCGGGGTGGTCACCCCCAGCAGCGCGAAGCCGGTGGTGGCTGGGGACAAGCGGGCGGTGACTCACGGCCGACGGAGGCCGGGCACGGTGTGCGGCACGCGCCTCCCGGGGGCCCTCGCGGTGTGCCCGGAGGTGCTGGTGGTGGGCTCGACGGAGGCCCCCAGGGTCTGCACCCCGGTGGCCCGCAGGCCCCGTACGCCCACCCTCACGGCGGTCCCGCCGGGCAGCGCGGGCCCCGTGTTCCCGCCCCTAGGTCGGAGCGAGGGGCCGTAGCCGCCGGTGGTCCGCGGCAGGCGTATCTCGATGCCTTCGAGGAGGTCGACGACGTCTTCGTGCCTGGTCGAAGGCACCGGCTCGGGGCCACTGGCGTGGCCGATTCCGGCATCACCGCCGAGGTCGATGTCGAGGACGCCGTGCGTGCCGACGGGCTCGGCGCCAAGGAGACCCCCAAGGGCGGCAAGGGCAGGGCTTTCACCGGGATCGCCGCCGCCGCGGTCACCACCGTGCTCGCCGTCATCGTGGGCGGGCATGTCGTCGACGGGCGGGACGACTCCGCCGCGCAGGCGCGGTCCGCCGACACCGCCGAGCGTGATGTGCGCGACGACAGCGCCTCGCGCGGCGACAGCCGGCCCACCCCGTCCGGCGCGCCGAGCCCGAGCGCCACCCCGCTGACGTACGCCGAGAAGATGGCCAAGAAGTACATGCTCGACGCCGATCTCAAGGGGAACGGCAAGTTCGCGGTGGTCGCGGGCTTCGACAAGGCGCCGGGTGCGGGGCGGAAGTACCGCTACCGGATCGACGTCGAGGAGGGGCTCGGGCTCGACGGGGAGCTGTTCGCCGCGGCCGTGCACAAGACGCTGAACGACGACCGGAGTTGGGCCCACAACGGCGGCCGTACCTTCGAGCGGATCTCCTCCGGGCAGCCCGACTTCGTGATCACGCTGGCCAGCCCGGGCACCACCGCCTTCTGGTGCCGCAAGTCGGGCCTCGACACGACCGAGGACAACGTCTCCTGCAACTCTGCCGCCACCGAACGCGTGATGATCAACGCCTATCGCTGGGCGCAGGGATCGAAGACATACGGCGACCGGATGTACGCCTACCGGCAGATGCTGATCAACCACGAGATCGGCCACCGCATCGGCTACCCCCATGTGACCTGCGACAAGGACGGCGACCTCGCGCCCGTCATGCAGCAGCAGACCAAGTTCCTCGATCATGGCGGCATTCACTGCAGGGCCAACCCCTGGCCGTACCCCGGTAGTTGA
- a CDS encoding spherulation-specific family 4 protein, whose amino-acid sequence MPYLTPASAGTASTGLSHGFGIPGYAHPLVAPLEWSELTRPGTPVHWAVLNVSDGPGTRPDPHCLEAAGRLRNAGVRVLGHLDVTFGARPLGELCSDAQRYLDWYRVDGFLLDRCPTEHSTLPEIRRTVTTLRELLGGGHIVLGHGTHPYPGYAEHADQLVTFSGPWSDYRWSQVAEWTADHPPERFCHFVHGVPRAHLDEALRIARWQGAATIWFTDRTGRCGSTGPWEALPGYWDDIVSLVGTGVSE is encoded by the coding sequence GTGCCGTATCTGACGCCCGCCTCGGCGGGCACCGCGAGCACCGGCCTGAGCCACGGCTTCGGCATCCCCGGTTATGCACACCCCCTCGTCGCCCCACTGGAATGGAGCGAACTCACCCGCCCCGGCACCCCCGTGCACTGGGCTGTCCTCAACGTCTCCGACGGCCCGGGCACCCGCCCCGACCCGCACTGCCTGGAAGCCGCCGGGCGACTGCGCAACGCGGGTGTCCGGGTTCTCGGCCACCTGGACGTGACCTTCGGCGCACGCCCGCTCGGCGAACTCTGCTCCGACGCACAGCGCTATCTCGACTGGTACCGCGTCGACGGCTTCCTCCTGGACCGCTGCCCCACCGAACACTCCACGCTCCCGGAGATCCGCCGTACGGTCACCACCCTTCGGGAGCTCCTCGGCGGCGGCCACATCGTCCTCGGCCACGGCACCCACCCGTACCCCGGATATGCCGAGCACGCAGACCAGTTGGTGACCTTCTCCGGCCCCTGGAGCGACTACCGCTGGTCGCAGGTGGCCGAATGGACCGCCGACCACCCACCCGAACGCTTCTGCCACTTCGTCCACGGAGTCCCGCGCGCCCACCTCGACGAGGCACTGCGCATCGCCCGTTGGCAGGGCGCCGCCACGATCTGGTTCACCGACCGCACGGGCCGCTGCGGCTCCACAGGTCCCTGGGAGGCGCTGCCCGGCTACTGGGACGACATCGTCTCGCTTGTTGGAACGGGTGTCTCGGAATGA